AACGTGTTAGATGCGTAGGTTGCGCTATATTTTTCGAACTCCGGCGAGTTTACGCGGCGCAACAGCGAGCGATACGTCCCTCCTCGGTAAGCGCCTGGCGCTGACTAAAGTTGAACACCGCGCGtcacaagatttatattgatttttgcattgcaaacaaaaattattttaaaatattgttttacttttaaatagaccaaatttttttttcaagctttataacaataccaccttaattattaaatgttttttatttgaatttggattctactttcatagataaaaaatatagtttcgtacggaaaattgtcaataactctcagttttatagaattatttttggtgtaatactgtatgaattgtaataaattgatttaagcaCTTCCAAGTACAAGATATAGTTgtatcttgaacatttttataaatggttaaattgctATATCCTCGGAGTACCGAAGCATCAAAAGATAcccaaaagcaacattttatgaaacatcctttgcagagacaaagattttactgatgtacgtggacaaattaaaatatttatttaatacactttcaagataaatgatcaaactttctgaatcttatttttgtttttttattgtgactatatccaaagcatcaaaactcgtataaaacgtttaaattcgcgaaaatttgtgatagccctcttaagggACAGGGTTTACTTATTGCTGCATACAGATTACTGCAACATACGATCAAATGATAAATAACTAAAACTACTTGATACTTGCAAACCTTGTTCTACTTACTGTAGCTGTATCTTTATCAATaggtaaatgtttttatttatttattatataaagatTTAACCTTCTAGGAAAACATTATCGTTTATTTAACTTCATTACAGTAGGATATTATTGGGCATTCTAATCCACCTTCCGTTCCTACGGCTCACTCCGTTCGCCTCCGTCGCTCTCGGTGGATTAGAATGCCCAATAATATAAATGGATTACCTTGATCGATCAGCAAACGGATTGGGCGCCATTCCAATTGgttattagtttaaaactaaAACGAGCATGAGAACAGACTATTTAGTGTTTGCTGGCGTAATGTTGcttataaatgtgaatgtaACAAATTAATTGAGTCATTTTTAGTCTGTTCGTTTCATGTAGTAACCATGAAGTTTGTCAAACAGCCACAATCATTAAATGTGAATACAGTTTGTATTGAGCCTCGAAATACTGGTTCTCGTCATGGAGACCTACTACCCAACTCTGTACGTTGCATTATTTGCGGGCCTTCCAATTCTGGGAAAACTAATTTGTTAATAGGTCTTCTCATACATGAGAATGGATTAagatttcaaaatgtttatgtttattcgAAAACTCTGCATCAAcccaaatacatttttttagaaCAAGTTTTGCAACGAGTTCCTGGTGTATCATTCCAGAAATATCATGGTAATGAGGAAGTACTGAGTGTCCAGGAGGCAAAACCTAATTCTGTGATCATATTTGATGATGTTGCTTGCGAAAACCAAAACAATATGCGTGATTACTTTGCGATGGGAAGACATAAATGTATTGATTGTTTTTATCTTAACCAAACATATACTAAAATTCCTAAACAGTTAGTTCGGGACAATGCTAacttaattatactttttaaacaagatgaaattaatttgaaacataTTTATGAAGAACATGTCAACACTGATATGTCATGGAGCGAATTCCGTGAAATGTGTTCAAAAATATGGAGTGAACCTTTCAATTATATAGTCATTAATAAGGATTGTTCCAAAAATAAAGGATGTTACAGAAATAAATTTGACACTTTTGTAATCTTTGATTAagatcataaatatttaagtatcttaccacagaaatattattattcgttAAACAACGCTTAACCTATCAAGATATAAAAAtggaaaaaacattaaaaaaacaaattgttgatGCTGCAGAAgctgttaagaaaaaaatacgaaagaTGAAAGACATTGAGATTGATAATAATCAGACACTGGAGTCAATGTTCAAGCCTGTAACAGAACCTCTCAACCTAATTGCAAATGCAAGCCAGCAACCGCCTCGTTTATATGCTACGGGAAATGAAGAAGCAGATATTTCATTTATTGATTCAGCTTCTCAGAAAGAAAACCTGAGTAAAGTCGACGGTGACTATGAATCCGACAAGGACAGTGATTGTTCGTTTCAATCATTGGTTGAAAATAAACAGGGTGATACATCATCTTGGTCAATAACCTCAGAAGCACTTGCCGGGGTCCCATATGGTGTCAGAGTGGTGGATGGGAACTTGATGCTAGGTTCAGCTCGCATAACAATCAGCgatgaatatattaatgtgtctggtcacaaatatcaaaatacacCTGGTTTAAAACAGTTGTTGCTAAAGAAAGATGTAGATTTAAGTTTGGTAACCGACAGGGATATGCAACATTATAAGTCAATGCTACTCGATACAAATGCTCATCGACGAGACTATGATTCCGGTAAaccaataaaaagtaataagggGCAGAAATATTTACAAGTTATTAAGCCACTTTTTAAACTACAAAGTACCATCCAAGACAGTATTCCGAAGGGAAAAGGACTGTCATTGACAAAAATGTGGAAAAAGAACACAGATTTTGTATATTGGGATGATCCAAATGAACTAGTGGATAGGTTAAAATTACTGATAGCTTCTCGAGATGCTGGTAACACTGGAGTTAACAATGAAATTATATCTATCATTGAAGAATTgcgtgaaaataaaataataaataaatgattttaaaaaatgtattcattttatTGTTAACCTTTCATCAATATACACCTAAATATGAACGTAGACAAATTTGGACATCACGTTCATAAAAGATTACGTTTAACAGAGTTACTTGACTTTAATGAGAACGCCCTGTGCAAGTCAGAAACGGGAGACTatgatttaaaaacaattaGATTGAAAGGAATAAGATCTCCTGTAGAAGGAGACGAAGCTGTGAACAAGGATTATGTAGATCGAATGAATGCTCAGACAGTACAAGAATTCAATAGACTGATTTCTTCATTACGTTCTCAAATTATAATAGATGGGCAAAATGCAGTTAagtcttatttaaaaacaaagtcATCAGACGTTTTGACTCATTTCGAAGACAAGTTTTATACTAAAGCAGAGGTagataagttaattaaaaatttcCCTAATGGCAAAACAGCAAATAGTTAATGAAATACATAAAGCCGCACGAAGAAATTTCCTGAGGCGTTCAGTTATTTTAAAAGGAATCGATGATTTGTGGCAAGCCGATCTGATGGACATGCAAAACttgaaaaagtataataaaagttACAATTATGTGCTAGTGGTTATTGATTGCTTCTCAAAGTATGCTTGGGCGGAACCATTgaaatcaaaaaataaacaagatgtTACTCATGCATTTGAAAGGATATTGATTGATAGTAATCGCAGACCTGTTAATTTACAAACGGATATGGGGAccgagttttataacaataCGTTTCAGAATCTTATGAAGACGAACAATATTAACCATTACTCAACGTTTTCAACCAAAAAAGCTTCGATTGTTGAAAGACTAATAAGAACTATTAAAAACAAGTTATATAAATCTTTTAGCTATAACGGAAACTACAAATGGTTAGGACAACCGTTAGAAGTAATATTGAAGACATATAATAATACAAAGCATCAGACTATTAAATATAAACCAgctgaagtaaataaatataatgaacacgatataaaagaaaatattaacagaacattaaagaaaatatcttcTCTCCATACAAAGAAACCTAAGTTTAAAGTAGGCGATTATGTACGCAtcagtaaatacaaacacaATTTCGAGAAAGGTTACACCCCCAATTGGTCAACTGAATTATTTACTATTAAAAAGATTAATAAAACCATACCAGTAACATACCACATAGAAGATCagcgaaaaaaaataatattggggGCATTTTATGAGCAAGAACTTCAGAAATCTAATTATTCTGATGTTTATTTGatagaaaaagttttaaaaagaaGAGGACGTAAACTGTTCGTGAAGTGGTTAGGTCTGAATGATGAAGAAAACAGTTGGATTGATAAAGCTGCAATAATgagttaaaatatataaataatacagatGTAATATTTGTATCAGTACACTTAAAGTAATGCAAGGTGGTGGACtagtaaataacataattaataatCTACCGTTCGAAGTTCATTTGCCCGGATACAATTATTGCGGACCAGGAACTAAACTTCAAAAACGATTGTTGCGAGGTGATCGAGGCGTGAATAAGCTAGACGAAGCTTGTATGCACCACGACATTGCTTACGCAAATCATACAGATCTATCCCATCGTCACAAAGCTGACTTACAATTACTCAACATGGCTAAACAAAGACTTAAATCAAAAGATGCGGGAAAAGGTGAAAAGTTAAGCTCATGGCTAGTGAGCAAGGTTATGAAAGCAAAACTGAAGTCTGGTTCCGGTGTAAAAACATTTAGAAGCTTGGTTTCAAAAATTagatcaaaaattaaaaaaatgaaacccAAGAATAGTAAAACTTTGATTAAAGTTGCTTATTTAGcagcaaaaaaaatgtttccaggAATTAATCGAATTCGAGTACCGCGAGTAATACCTTTGCCAAAGACTGGAGGGGTTTTGCCTCTAATCCCTATTTTCGCTGGTTTATCAGCTTTAGGAACTTTAGCTGGTGGTGCCGCTGGTATTGCAAAAACTGTGAATGATTACAAAGCAGCTCAGCAAAATTTACGAGAAACAGAACGACACAATAAGGTTATGGAAGGCTTAGTGGTGGGCAAGGGTTTATACATTAAACCGTACAAAAATGGCAAAGGTTTGTTTATAAAAccatcaaaaaactaaaaagtatgcTACCCAATCGTCCTCTGACTAATGTAGATATTCAAAAGTATGCAAAAGACATCCCATATTTCCGGGGAATCTACATGAAGGATCAGTTACCAAGGAAGCCGAAAAAAATTGAATGCGCTATCGTAAACTTAGACGATTCTAAGAACGAAGGAACTCATTGGGTAGCTTATGTTAAATTATACAAGCattgtgaatattttgataGCTATGGAGATTTAAAACCTCCAACAGAATTAATGCGATATTTTAAGAATTGTAATGTTTATTATAACTACACAAGATATCAAAGATTCAATGCAGTAAATTGTGGTCACTTATGTTTAGAGTATTTGATGactttttggaataaaaaaatataaaatgtatgtttttctttaattttaatcatttcCACAATGTCACTCACTTTGTCAATAACTGGAAATTCGTCAAATTTATCTACATACTATCCAAATACGTTGCAACTAGATGGAGCTTATGAGTGCGCCTTATTgcatttttcaacatttaattCTATTCCCAACATTGACAAAACGAATAACAAGTTCTACTACGGTTCCAACGAAGTTATTGAAATACCGGAAGGTACATATGAATTGCAAGATATCAGtgattatttaaaatctgaaattaaGGATGCAACAATAAAACTACTGTGCAATAATAATACGTTAAAAACTACTATTTTCTGTACAAAAGACATTGATTTTAGCAAAGAAAGCTCTTTCAGAAGACTGTTAGGATTTAATAAGCAGATTTTAAAAGGTAATAAATGGCATGTATCACAGTTTCCAGTCAACATTTTACCTACGACTGTGATCAGGGTTGAATGTGATATTGTAAGCGGCTCGTTTATAAACGGTGAACCAAGTCACATTATTCACGAATTTGCACTCAACGTGCCACCTGGATATAGGATCATAGAAATACCGAAGAACGCAATATACTTTCcgataaatcaaaataatataagctGTATTCATATTAGGCTATTAGACATAAGGAATCGCTTAATAAATTTACGTGGTGAAGAAGTGCAGCTGTATTTGCATCTTAGACGAAAAAATGATTGACtacaataaatatgtacctcAACAAGTTAAAAATATCAGTTCTACTCGAGCTACTCACCATACAAGACCACGCtctaagaagaaaataaaattaactaaagataataaggCATTCCTTAAAGCAATCGGATTACTAAAATGAATATATTAGACGTTTTATCCACTCCGACTTACGACACTGCAATAGAAGGAATTGAATTTCATTCTTACAAACCCTACGtaacaagttttaatagaaatgaTGAAATACGTATACCTATCAATCAACAGGACCTGTACATATTACCATCAGCTAGCACTTTATATTTGGAAGGAACCGTTATAGTTAGCAAGAAGGATACGAAAGACAAAGCTACTAGTGTCCATTTCACCAACAATGCTCTACTTTACTTATTTCAAGATATTAGGTATGAGCTAAATGGAGTAgagatagataaaataaaaaatgctggTATAACTACAACCATAAAATcgttaatatcaatgaatgaGGGCGAATCAAAGATGTCTAACGCCTGGGGTTGGAATATCgatggaataaaaaataatcatggAGGAAGTTTTTCTGCTTCTATCCCACTTCGCAATATCCTCGGTTTCGCTGAAGATTTTAAAAAAGTCATCATAAATAGTAGACACGAACTGGTACTGTTACGAAGTAACACTAATTTGAACGCTGTAAAACTTAGCACCGGCGAAGTAGTGGATGACGTTCACATCAACAAAATCATATGGCGCGTACCACATGTTAAAGTATCAGATAAAGAAAAAATTTCTTTGCTAAAACTGTTAGAAAAAGATCGTCCGCTTCAGATGATTTACAGAAATTGGGATCTCTACGAATATCCAGCTTTACCTAAAACTACAAAGCATACGTGGTCTATCAAAACTGCATCTCAAATTGAAAAACCAAGATACGTCATTATAGGCTTACAGACAAATAGGAAAAATAGTGCAAGTTCTGACATGTCTCAATTCGATCACTGCAATGTTCGTGACGTAAAAGTGTACCTAAATTCAACTTATTTTCCATATGAAAGTCTTAATGTGAACTTCGCTAATAACAGAATTGCATTATTATATGAGCAATACGTCAGATTTCAACAGTCGTATTACGGACGCCGTCCAGAACCCTTGTTAAGTGAGAAACAGTTTAAAGATTTAGCACCGCTGTTTGTAGTCGATTGCTCTAGACAAGCAGATAATCTAAAGGCGAGTCCTGTCGTAGATGTAAGAGTAGAAATTGAGAGTGATTCGGAACTACCAGATCAAACTGCAGCTTATTGTCTCATTCTGAATGACTGCATTGTTGAATACAAGCCATTAAGTAACATCGTAAAGAAGATATCATGAACGCAGATACCATCATAGTTGATCTCCAAGGATTTAAagataatcaaaataattttatcgtgaAGGAAGTGGCCATTGTAAGTCAGGAACTTACCCAAACATTCTTAGTAAAACCACCATATCCGTTTCATTATTTGTCTAAAGAAGAAAAGAAGCAAGTGAGATGGATAGAAAGAAATCGAGGAATTTACTGGAGTGAGGGCTACATCGATTATAAAGAATTTCAACGCATCGTAGTATTATATCTCGAGAATAAGAAAATAATGACCAAGGGTTTGGAAAAAATACAGTGGATTCAAGAATTATGCACGAACTGTAAAGTGATTGATCTTGGTGAAAAGGGATGTCCTAATCTTTCAACAttaaaaagaatgtttttaaaaaataaaagagacTTTAACTGTGTGCATCATAGAATTAACTGTGCATTAAATAATGCTGTGTGTATAAGAAAAtggtattttgataataacatGTCTGTGTTTAATTTATTCAGCAAAAAGTTTGGAAATGATGAAGTGGATTGTTAATAATGTGTCATAAAATACcattatacatacttatattatgaaaaacattcGTTTCATGTTCATTCCTGTCTATTGCACTTACACGTGTCTGGTGCTAAATATGACACCACACAGGTGCACTCGTATAAAGAATACAGGTTtaaacttgttaaaacatgaCATTGATTCAAAGCATACGAGTCTTTATTGAGTACTGTTACATTAAACTATTTCACTTCCTTCGTCATTGCGCTGTCCGTTGTCGAAGTGGTAACATctcatcaaaaaataaaacattgtaagTATTGACCCTATATCTTTCTATCAGTATATCTTTATTACTCATTTTGATTTAAAACTTACTTATTGTTTTATCTGTTTCAGATCATCAATAATGTGTGATTCTCCTGACATTCGTTTCTCACAATACGCTCAAGGTTTTCCTACTCCAAGTTTGAGCTGGCATACACCAGAGCCACAACCTCGTGCGAGTAAGAAGCCTAGAGTGAGACGTCAAAAGCAAAAGCAGACTCCAGTGTACCAATCGTTCGTCATCAACAATGAGAAGAAAAAAGGAGTACGGCTCATTCAAGTACAAGTGTTGGACATTAATGAACAACAAAAACCTGCAACCCCTGACGGAGAAGTGCT
This genomic interval from Helicoverpa zea isolate HzStark_Cry1AcR chromosome 18, ilHelZeax1.1, whole genome shotgun sequence contains the following:
- the LOC124638845 gene encoding uncharacterized protein LOC124638845; protein product: MNILDVLSTPTYDTAIEGIEFHSYKPYVTSFNRNDEIRIPINQQDLYILPSASTLYLEGTVIVSKKDTKDKATSVHFTNNALLYLFQDIRYELNGVEIDKIKNAGITTTIKSLISMNEGESKMSNAWGWNIDGIKNNHGGSFSASIPLRNILGFAEDFKKVIINSRHELVLLRSNTNLNAVKLSTGEVVDDVHINKIIWRVPHVKVSDKEKISLLKLLEKDRPLQMIYRNWDLYEYPALPKTTKHTWSIKTASQIEKPRYVIIGLQTNRKNSASSDMSQFDHCNVRDVKVYLNSTYFPYESLNVNFANNRIALLYEQYVRFQQSYYGRRPEPLLSEKQFKDLAPLFVVDCSRQADNLKASPVVDVRVEIESDSELPDQTAAYCLILNDCIVEYKPLSNIVKKIS